Proteins from a genomic interval of Saccharicrinis fermentans DSM 9555 = JCM 21142:
- the tnpA gene encoding IS66 family insertion sequence element accessory protein TnpA, translating into MRMTLTTFKRLYKDYQESGLNIKDFCNNQDLAPSTFYYWRNKLEEALAHEPES; encoded by the coding sequence ATGAGAATGACATTAACAACATTTAAGCGTCTGTATAAAGATTATCAGGAATCAGGTTTGAACATAAAAGATTTCTGTAACAACCAAGATTTGGCTCCTTCCACTTTTTATTACTGGCGAAACAAATTGGAAGAGGCATTAGCACATGAGCCAGAAAGCTAA
- the istB gene encoding IS21-like element helper ATPase IstB — protein sequence MKLLDQIKNYADILRLTKMKNEPEAVLHQAQIDKPSYQEFALQLLQREVQHRKKTDLDRRMKLARLPKDHNLDKYDFNMANGMTVPQLKQLRELLWMEQNYNLILMGPSGTGKTYVAAGLINDAVKSGHKAYFITMEELITVLKMKEMISGALNTYNRLLKAHLVAIDDIMLFPIKKHEAVAFFNLINHLHEQTSVIITTNKSPQQWAEMLDDEVLATALLDRLLFKCEVVKLEGKSYRMENRKTIFEQQSTL from the coding sequence ATGAAGCTATTAGATCAAATTAAAAACTATGCCGATATTTTACGGCTAACAAAGATGAAAAACGAACCAGAAGCAGTGCTTCATCAGGCACAGATAGATAAACCATCTTATCAGGAATTTGCATTACAGCTCTTGCAAAGAGAGGTGCAGCACAGAAAGAAAACAGATCTTGACAGGAGAATGAAATTAGCCCGATTACCCAAAGATCACAACCTGGACAAGTATGACTTTAACATGGCAAATGGTATGACTGTGCCTCAACTGAAACAATTACGGGAATTATTATGGATGGAACAAAATTATAACCTGATACTAATGGGCCCCTCAGGAACAGGAAAAACGTATGTGGCGGCAGGACTGATTAACGATGCTGTAAAATCTGGTCATAAAGCTTACTTTATCACAATGGAGGAACTAATAACGGTGTTAAAAATGAAAGAAATGATATCTGGTGCGCTTAACACTTATAATCGTCTTTTAAAGGCTCATTTAGTGGCTATAGACGATATAATGCTTTTTCCTATTAAGAAACATGAAGCAGTTGCATTTTTCAACCTGATAAATCATCTGCACGAACAAACGTCTGTAATAATCACAACAAACAAATCCCCTCAGCAATGGGCAGAAATGCTCGATGATGAAGTCTTGGCAACTGCTTTGTTAGATAGATTATTGTTTAAATGTGAAGTTGTAAAACTCGAAGGTAAAAGTTACAGAATGGAAAACAGAAAAACAATCTTCGAGCAGCAATCAACCCTCTGA
- the istA gene encoding IS21 family transposase, giving the protein MWYKVKELSSQGLNQSQIKLELGIDRGTVRKYLSMSVAQFLAWISTPRRMPKKLNEYYNFVKELLERGPYLSAAQIEDRLKEHYSDLPNVSSKTVYNFVQTVRKEQNIPKHKEKLPRQYEKLPETEYGEEAQVDFGSYRMLSSGSGRIKIYFFTMVLSRSRQKFVYCQRIPFTTETANYAHELAFEYFEGIPRRIIYDQDRVFVKDENLGDVLLTDGFMQFTNAHPFEVIFCRKADPESKGKVENVVKYVKHNYLKGRVFQDIDRLQKEVLQWLDRTGNAKIHGTTRRIPKQEWEKEKQYLLTYSGKPEKPFLNLPIYPVRKDNTVLYRSNYYSLPLGTYQDRGANVLLEEKEMKRFFYTIDNQLLATHELSLDTGRIIKNNDHAREKSKTLQKTYELVFESLRYIPQAEQYLAAIEKDKPRYFHDNLRVIQKNIESSSQEIINLALLYCYENQILNANRFAEVLNYFENEQALKNVKHNVCIETGNLNKQQNADMQPQKRDINEYESIMN; this is encoded by the coding sequence ATGTGGTACAAAGTTAAAGAATTATCATCACAAGGACTAAACCAAAGTCAAATCAAATTAGAGTTGGGTATCGACAGGGGAACTGTACGTAAATACCTTTCCATGAGCGTAGCACAATTTCTAGCATGGATTAGTACTCCACGGCGAATGCCAAAAAAACTAAATGAGTATTATAATTTTGTCAAAGAATTACTGGAGAGAGGCCCCTATTTATCAGCAGCTCAGATTGAAGATAGATTAAAAGAACATTATTCTGATCTGCCGAATGTAAGTAGTAAAACAGTCTATAATTTTGTTCAAACAGTAAGAAAGGAACAAAATATACCCAAACATAAAGAGAAACTTCCACGCCAATACGAGAAGCTTCCCGAAACAGAATATGGAGAAGAGGCACAAGTAGATTTTGGATCATACCGAATGCTTAGTAGTGGAAGTGGCAGAATTAAGATTTACTTTTTTACAATGGTACTTTCCCGTTCCCGACAAAAGTTTGTTTACTGTCAACGAATACCATTTACTACAGAGACAGCAAATTATGCACATGAACTGGCATTCGAATATTTTGAGGGAATCCCCCGTCGAATAATCTACGATCAGGATCGTGTTTTTGTAAAAGATGAAAATCTTGGCGATGTTCTTCTTACTGATGGATTTATGCAGTTTACAAATGCACATCCCTTTGAGGTAATATTTTGCAGAAAAGCTGACCCTGAAAGCAAAGGAAAAGTTGAAAATGTAGTAAAATACGTAAAACACAATTATCTGAAAGGAAGAGTATTCCAAGATATTGACAGGTTGCAAAAAGAAGTTTTACAATGGCTTGATCGCACTGGAAATGCGAAGATACATGGTACAACCAGGCGTATTCCAAAGCAAGAGTGGGAAAAAGAAAAGCAATACCTGCTGACTTATAGTGGAAAACCGGAAAAACCATTTTTAAACTTGCCGATATATCCTGTGAGAAAAGATAACACGGTACTTTATCGAAGTAATTACTACAGCTTGCCTTTGGGTACATATCAAGACAGGGGTGCCAATGTTTTACTGGAAGAAAAAGAAATGAAGCGTTTCTTTTATACGATTGATAACCAGTTGCTGGCCACACATGAGCTGTCTTTAGATACAGGTCGGATTATAAAAAATAATGACCATGCAAGGGAAAAGTCAAAGACTCTGCAAAAAACCTATGAGCTGGTTTTTGAAAGCTTAAGATATATTCCTCAAGCCGAACAATATTTGGCAGCAATAGAGAAAGATAAACCCCGGTATTTTCATGATAATCTCCGAGTTATACAAAAGAACATTGAAAGTTCATCTCAGGAAATAATCAACTTAGCCCTGCTTTACTGTTATGAAAATCAGATACTAAATGCCAATCGTTTCGCCGAAGTTCTGAATTATTTTGAAAATGAGCAAGCTCTAAAGAATGTAAAACACAATGTTTGTATAGAAACCGGCAATCTGAATAAGCAACAAAATGCTGATATGCAACCTCAGAAACGTGATATCAATGAATATGAATCAATAATGAATTAG
- a CDS encoding tyrosine-type recombinase/integrase encodes MDVVKIEINKKVTPHMLRHSFATHLLEHGVDLRYIQTFLGHVSSTTTEIYTHVSKRSLANIKSPLDQITEYKQLNN; translated from the coding sequence ATGGATGTTGTAAAAATAGAAATAAACAAAAAGGTGACTCCACATATGCTACGCCACTCATTTGCAACTCATTTATTAGAACATGGTGTCGACCTTAGATACATTCAAACGTTTTTAGGTCATGTATCGAGTACCACAACAGAAATTTACACACACGTAAGCAAACGATCTCTTGCAAATATAAAAAGCCCTTTAGACCAAATTACAGAATATAAACAACTCAATAACTGA
- the tnpC gene encoding IS66 family transposase, with protein sequence MSDFSSNKDVLIQELLQERDEMFQELSRLRKNDNRVLDTLEAKNKKLEAIVAKKEQQIKKLIDQLAWFRHKFFGNSSEKHIAEDPDQRKIDWDGLEVVAEEKAIIENAEKELIEYERRKPVKNKQRPVRQPLPDHLRREVEVIEPEGKQDNWVRIGEEVTEILEHKPGEVYVRRIERPKYAVKQESVSPDIATDQNTEEASAIRIGSMPLLPLPRSNAGPSLLSELMMNKYYFHQPFNRQMAMFKMIGIKLPASTINGWFQGSCDLLRALYARLKEIVLKSDYIQVDESTIPVISNEKHKAQKAYLWMARSVMNNLVFFHYDKGSRAQKVILPLLKDFQGALQTDGYQAYSIYEQKKGVLLLGCWAHARRKFSESLKEDKTGAEYALAQIAKIYQVEQMATDQNMNYKQRAELRKRLAYPIMRAFEKWIEGYYPKALQGGKMSKALAYTYNLFLRLSRYHLDGRYLPDNNGAENAIRPVAVGRKGYLFCGNHDAAENAAIMYSLLGCCKASDVNPREWLTDVFSKIALYNSNYDLDLADLLPHNWKKSNSCQNIPKNTH encoded by the coding sequence ATGAGCGATTTTTCAAGCAATAAAGATGTGTTAATACAGGAGCTTCTCCAGGAACGTGACGAGATGTTTCAGGAGCTTTCCCGCTTGCGAAAAAATGACAATAGGGTTCTGGACACTTTGGAAGCTAAAAACAAAAAATTAGAGGCTATAGTCGCTAAAAAAGAGCAGCAAATTAAAAAGCTGATCGACCAGCTTGCTTGGTTTCGCCATAAGTTTTTTGGCAATTCTAGTGAAAAGCATATTGCCGAAGATCCCGATCAACGAAAGATCGATTGGGACGGACTGGAGGTCGTTGCAGAAGAGAAAGCTATCATTGAAAACGCAGAAAAAGAGCTTATCGAATATGAGCGCCGCAAGCCTGTAAAAAACAAGCAGAGGCCAGTTCGTCAACCACTTCCTGACCACCTTAGACGAGAGGTAGAAGTTATTGAACCGGAAGGTAAACAAGATAACTGGGTGCGTATTGGCGAAGAAGTAACAGAAATACTCGAACACAAGCCCGGAGAGGTATATGTACGTCGTATAGAACGTCCTAAATATGCAGTAAAGCAAGAATCAGTATCACCGGATATTGCTACAGATCAAAACACCGAAGAAGCATCAGCTATCCGTATTGGTTCAATGCCATTATTGCCTTTGCCACGCAGCAATGCAGGGCCTTCTTTATTGAGCGAGCTGATGATGAATAAATATTATTTCCACCAGCCTTTTAATCGCCAAATGGCCATGTTCAAAATGATTGGTATAAAATTACCTGCATCCACCATTAATGGTTGGTTTCAAGGAAGCTGTGATTTACTAAGAGCTCTTTATGCACGTTTAAAAGAAATCGTTCTAAAATCTGATTATATTCAGGTTGACGAAAGTACCATTCCTGTTATTAGCAACGAAAAGCACAAAGCACAAAAGGCTTATCTGTGGATGGCTCGATCAGTAATGAATAACTTGGTTTTCTTTCACTACGACAAAGGCTCCCGAGCACAAAAAGTGATACTTCCTTTATTAAAGGATTTTCAGGGAGCTCTTCAAACCGATGGATATCAGGCATATTCAATCTATGAGCAAAAGAAAGGTGTTTTGCTTCTGGGTTGTTGGGCTCATGCGCGCAGGAAATTCTCCGAAAGTCTAAAAGAAGACAAAACGGGGGCTGAATACGCATTGGCACAAATTGCTAAAATCTATCAAGTTGAGCAAATGGCCACCGATCAGAACATGAATTACAAGCAAAGAGCTGAACTACGAAAGCGCTTGGCTTATCCAATCATGCGTGCTTTTGAAAAATGGATCGAAGGCTATTACCCCAAAGCGCTACAAGGAGGAAAGATGAGTAAGGCGCTGGCTTATACATACAATCTTTTCTTACGTCTGTCTCGCTATCATCTTGATGGCCGATATCTGCCTGACAACAACGGAGCTGAAAATGCAATTAGGCCGGTAGCTGTTGGAAGAAAAGGCTATCTGTTTTGTGGCAACCATGATGCCGCAGAAAATGCAGCAATTATGTACTCACTACTGGGATGCTGCAAAGCCAGTGATGTAAATCCTCGCGAATGGCTTACAGATGTATTTTCTAAGATTGCGTTATACAACAGCAATTATGATTTAGACTTGGCTGATCTTTTGCCGCACAATTGGAAAAAGTCTAATAGTTGTCAGAATATTCCAAAAAACACCCACTAA
- the tnpB gene encoding IS66 family insertion sequence element accessory protein TnpB (TnpB, as the term is used for proteins encoded by IS66 family insertion elements, is considered an accessory protein, since TnpC, encoded by a neighboring gene, is a DDE family transposase.), protein MFHLHDKLKYFLYPAPVDMRKSFYTLSGIVSSLMKRNVQDGEVFIFVNRRLTTMKILHLEHGGLVIYHKKLDSGVFKLPAFDESLTSHIISWHDLMLIVKNVKPKKRLLKR, encoded by the coding sequence ATGTTTCATTTACACGATAAACTTAAATACTTTCTATATCCGGCACCAGTGGATATGCGTAAAAGCTTTTACACACTCAGCGGCATTGTAAGCTCCTTAATGAAGCGTAATGTTCAGGACGGTGAAGTTTTTATATTTGTCAACCGTAGGCTGACCACCATGAAAATACTTCATCTAGAACACGGCGGGTTGGTAATTTACCATAAGAAGCTCGACAGTGGTGTTTTCAAACTTCCTGCATTTGATGAAAGCCTCACATCTCACATTATAAGTTGGCACGATTTAATGTTGATTGTAAAGAATGTGAAGCCTAAAAAAAGGCTCTTAAAGAGGTGA
- the tnpA gene encoding IS66 family insertion sequence element accessory protein TnpA, with the protein MRMTLTTFKRLYKDYQESDLNIKDFCTNQDLAPSTFYYWRNKLEEALAHEPDSFVPLEFDSNPLATNNQSSPSIIKSKPTLNNDAPIEFLFPNGTKMLLRDNINTQVLKTIVHLFD; encoded by the coding sequence ATGAGAATGACATTAACAACATTTAAGCGTCTGTATAAAGATTACCAGGAATCAGATTTGAACATAAAAGATTTCTGTACCAACCAAGATTTGGCTCCTTCCACTTTTTACTATTGGCGAAACAAATTGGAAGAGGCATTAGCACATGAGCCAGATAGCTTTGTTCCACTAGAATTTGACAGTAATCCGTTAGCGACGAATAACCAATCGAGTCCATCTATCATCAAGAGTAAGCCTACTTTAAACAATGATGCTCCCATTGAATTCCTATTTCCCAATGGCACCAAGATGCTACTAAGGGATAATATAAACACGCAAGTATTAAAAACAATTGTTCACTTATTTGATTAA